The genomic segment ATAGCCTAGAAGAAATCGCTATGGATTGCTTATTAAAAGAAAGAATTTCTTATTTTGAACCCTTTTATAAGAAAAAAAATATCACCATAACCCTAAAAACAAATCAAAGCCTATTAAAAGCAAATAAGAATCGCATTATTAGAATGGTGGATAATTTGCTAGATAACGCCCTTAAATACACCTATAATGGCGGAAATGTGGAAGTAATCATAGATAAAAATACTTTAATTATCAAAGACAATGGCTGTGGAATACCCAAAACACACCTAAAGCGCATTTTTGAGCGATATTATCGCTACAATAAAGATCAGGGTGGATTTGGAATAGGATTGGCACTTGTTAAAAAGATTTGCGATTCTTATAAAATAGACATTCAATGCCAAAGTATAGAAAAAAAAGGAACAACTTTTATCCTAAAATGGTAAGAAACAAAAAAATCTTGTAAAGTTTGCACAAGCTAAATAAAATTTAGCTATAATCCATGTTTTAATCAAGAAGGTTGGTAGATGCTAAATAAAATCATTGAAAATGCCTTCAAACAGGCAATAGAAGACACTTTAGATAAGACACCCCAAGTTGCAAATGAAAAGCTACTTGAAGGTTTTTTATCTAGCATTGATGTTATGTATGATGATGGAGAGAAAACCACTATTACTTTTATTAGCACAAAAGAATTTTTAGAGATTTTTGGTGGCGGATTGTTGGGGGAAGAAGAGTTTGATGAATTAACCCTAAAAGATTTATCTCAAGAACTTGCCAATCTCACCATCGGACTAGCCAAAGTTTTAGCAGTTACTGAGGGAGTGAAATTTAACATCTCAACTCCAAAAGTTTATGGCTATGGAGAATTTAAAGATTCATCTACTAAAAGCCTTAATTTTACCCTAGAGGGCACAAAATGCTCCCTTTTTATCCATATTTAAAATAAAGCAGAGAAAATGCCAGCAGATGAATTTACTTTAGCCAAGATACAAGCGCCAAAACAAGAAGATTTAGCTCGTTATCTTGAAGGAATCATAAATAACTATGGCGGATTGCTAGATATGAAAGTATCCTTTCATGCCGAGCTTGGATCTGCAAAGATTCCACTCTTAGAGATTCTACGCTTTGAAAAAGGCTCTATTATTGATTTGCAAAAACCAGCAGGAGAGAGTGTAGAGATTTATATTAATGGCAGAATCGTAGGCAAAGGTGAAGTTATGGTTTATGAAAAGAATCTTGCTATTAGGGTAAATGAAATTTTAGATTCTAATGCCATTATTTATTATCTCACAAGAGAAAGTATTAGCGCGGTATGAAAATATTATTTTGGATTTTATTTTGCCTATCTATTAACCTAGCACAAGACAAAGCAGAATCAACCAAAATCTTAGGAGAAAGCAACAAAACTTTTCCCTTTGAAATGGCTAAGTCGCCTTTGGAGAGTATTAATGTGTTTCAATATAGTGGCGTGATTCTTATTTTAGTCGGACTTCTAGTGTTGCTATGGTATGTTCGCAAAAGAGTTTATTATAAAGACAACAATAACTTTTTGGATTTTTTCAAAAAAAATCCAAAGGATTTTCCTATTACAATTCTCTCTAGCACTCCTTTATCGCTTAATGCCAAGCTGATAGTTTTTGAGCTTTACAAAATGCGCTATATTGTAATATTAAACCAAAATGGAGCCACTTTAGTTGATAAATATCCTATAGAAGATTTTGGGGAATTATTTAAGCAAGAAAAACAATAAATGAAAAATAATCTCATTGCGTTTTTTTTATCGCTATTAATTCACTTTATTATTTTACTATTGATTTTTATCAAATTACCCCAAGATGATTCCTACAAACCACCCAAACACGGA from the Helicobacter colisuis genome contains:
- the fliN gene encoding flagellar motor switch protein FliN, which codes for MPADEFTLAKIQAPKQEDLARYLEGIINNYGGLLDMKVSFHAELGSAKIPLLEILRFEKGSIIDLQKPAGESVEIYINGRIVGKGEVMVYEKNLAIRVNEILDSNAIIYYLTRESISAV